Proteins from a single region of Pseudopedobacter saltans DSM 12145:
- the glmM gene encoding phosphoglucosamine mutase has product MTLIKSISGIRGTIGGKAGEALTPVDIIKFTAAYGKWIVAKTGNNKIVVGRDARISGEMVRNLVVGTLQSIGVDVVDLGLSTTPTVEVAVPDENAAGGIILTASHNPKQWNALKLLNNKGEFICDQDGKEVLALAEDLDLSFSDVDHLGKVTYDDSYLQKHIDKVLALPLVDVAAIKAAKFKVAIDAVNSTGGIFVPALLRALGVETVYELYCEPNGHFPHNPEPLPEHLTEISRVVKENKADLGIVVDPDVDRLCFVNEDGSMFGEEYTLVAVADYVLKNTPGNTVSNLSSTRALRDVTEEAGQTYNAAAVGEVNVVNKMKETNAIIGGEGNGGIIYPESHYGRDALVGIGLFLSHLAKEGKSISALRTSYPAYFISKNKIELEAGMDIDGLLLKIQERYKEQPINTIDGVKIEFGKQWVHLRKSNTEPIIRIYSESSSEREANELAEKVISDIKEILK; this is encoded by the coding sequence ATGACATTAATTAAGTCTATCTCTGGGATTAGAGGAACCATAGGAGGTAAAGCCGGTGAGGCCTTAACTCCTGTAGATATTATAAAATTTACAGCGGCATACGGTAAATGGATTGTAGCTAAAACCGGAAATAATAAGATTGTAGTAGGCAGAGATGCTCGTATTTCCGGCGAAATGGTACGTAATCTGGTAGTGGGTACATTACAAAGTATCGGAGTTGATGTTGTTGACTTAGGTTTGTCTACTACGCCAACTGTAGAAGTAGCTGTGCCGGATGAAAATGCTGCAGGAGGTATTATTTTAACGGCAAGCCATAATCCAAAGCAGTGGAATGCCCTAAAATTATTAAATAATAAAGGCGAGTTTATCTGCGATCAGGACGGTAAAGAGGTATTGGCTTTAGCCGAAGATTTAGATCTTTCTTTTTCTGATGTAGACCATCTTGGGAAAGTAACTTATGACGATTCTTATCTTCAAAAACATATAGACAAAGTATTGGCATTGCCATTGGTAGATGTAGCAGCAATTAAAGCAGCTAAATTTAAAGTCGCTATAGATGCTGTAAATTCTACGGGAGGTATTTTTGTGCCTGCTTTGTTACGAGCTTTGGGCGTAGAAACTGTGTACGAATTGTATTGCGAACCTAATGGGCATTTTCCTCATAATCCAGAGCCACTTCCGGAGCATCTGACAGAAATATCAAGAGTTGTAAAAGAAAATAAAGCCGATTTAGGTATCGTTGTAGACCCCGATGTAGACCGCTTGTGTTTTGTAAATGAAGACGGATCTATGTTTGGAGAAGAATATACATTGGTGGCTGTTGCTGATTATGTTCTGAAAAACACACCGGGAAATACAGTTTCTAATTTATCTTCGACACGAGCCCTTCGCGATGTTACCGAAGAAGCCGGACAAACTTATAATGCTGCGGCGGTAGGGGAAGTAAATGTGGTTAATAAAATGAAGGAGACCAATGCGATTATTGGTGGCGAAGGAAACGGTGGGATTATCTATCCGGAATCACATTACGGAAGGGATGCTTTGGTTGGTATCGGTTTATTTTTGTCTCATTTAGCTAAAGAGGGAAAATCAATTTCGGCATTGCGGACAAGTTATCCAGCTTACTTTATTTCAAAAAATAAAATAGAACTGGAGGCAGGAATGGATATCGACGGTTTGCTGTTAAAAATCCAGGAGCGTTATAAAGAGCAACCTATAAATACAATAGACGGCGTAAAGATTGAATTTGGAAAACAGTGGGTGCATTTAAGAAAATCTAACACCGAGCCAATCATCAGAATTTATTCCGAGTCGTCTTCCGAACGGGAAGCAAACGAACTGGCAGAAAAAGTTATTAGTGATATTAAGGAAATCCTGAAATAA
- a CDS encoding DUF3857 domain-containing protein, translating to MRKIVAVMALFAVNLMSVRGQDYQVKNIPSHLKQEATVVVRKDSRQILINAPDNMVYKFKKAITVFDKNGREYVNFKIPYNKSRKIKSLNVNVYNEWGILVGKVKQSDFKDESYISNYSLFEDDRVKIYTPFIETFPVTFELECEVAMNQTLIIPDWFPQPDEEVSVQQSTLEISKPTTFQINYTGYGLDDKPQIQTLGKREVLTWKLEDLAAFKQEPYSPLLNTRLPNLMFSPVHFVYEGVSGNYSNWQEYGKWVNNALLKGRDVISKETEASVKNLVKDVKDKKEIVRLIYQYAQKKNRYISVQIGIGGFMPMKASEVDNVSYGDCKALCNYTMALLKAAGITAYYTEVYAGGRKVSLHQSFASGGQGNHIILYVPLDTEAIWLECTSKDSPVGYLGSFTQDRNVLVIKEDGGHIYKTPAYTWKDNLQIRSANITLDLGGNIVGKIETKFAGIQSENRGDIEVLSPVGKETYLKKIFPFPSLGVHTYQLDRNIGNTPNTREILKFASREYATVKGPYGQFDLNPLNVSTRQLPDTESRKNEVYINEGYTDVDSISYSLPKEFKVENLPISIVKSYPFGEYEFSAQLIGDNKILVHRKMVLKEGTYQKEVYKDLVELYKTAYRYDRSRCIVKRAN from the coding sequence ATGAGGAAAATCGTTGCCGTAATGGCTCTGTTTGCGGTAAATCTAATGTCTGTTAGAGGACAGGATTATCAGGTGAAAAATATTCCTTCTCATTTAAAGCAGGAAGCTACAGTAGTTGTAAGAAAAGATTCCAGACAGATTCTGATTAATGCCCCAGATAACATGGTGTATAAGTTTAAAAAGGCGATTACCGTGTTTGACAAGAATGGAAGGGAATATGTTAATTTTAAGATTCCTTATAATAAATCCAGAAAGATTAAATCACTAAATGTTAACGTTTATAATGAATGGGGGATTTTAGTAGGTAAAGTAAAACAATCTGATTTTAAAGATGAAAGTTATATCAGCAATTATTCATTGTTCGAAGACGACCGGGTAAAGATTTATACTCCGTTTATAGAAACATTCCCTGTTACATTCGAACTGGAATGTGAAGTGGCTATGAACCAAACTTTAATTATTCCGGATTGGTTCCCTCAACCAGATGAAGAAGTAAGCGTACAACAGTCTACTTTAGAGATTTCTAAGCCCACGACTTTTCAAATTAATTATACAGGCTATGGTTTAGACGATAAACCGCAAATACAAACCTTAGGTAAAAGAGAAGTGCTAACCTGGAAGCTGGAGGATTTAGCTGCTTTTAAACAAGAGCCATACAGTCCACTGCTAAACACCCGCTTGCCCAATTTGATGTTTAGCCCTGTACATTTTGTATATGAAGGCGTATCGGGGAATTATTCCAATTGGCAGGAATATGGTAAATGGGTTAATAATGCACTTTTAAAAGGGCGTGATGTAATTTCTAAAGAAACAGAAGCGAGTGTGAAGAACCTGGTTAAGGATGTCAAGGATAAAAAGGAAATAGTAAGATTGATTTATCAATATGCGCAAAAGAAGAATAGGTATATCAGTGTGCAGATAGGTATCGGCGGTTTTATGCCAATGAAAGCATCTGAAGTAGATAATGTATCTTATGGAGATTGCAAAGCCTTATGTAATTATACGATGGCTTTGTTAAAAGCAGCAGGAATTACAGCTTATTATACGGAGGTATATGCCGGGGGCAGAAAAGTAAGTTTACATCAATCGTTTGCAAGTGGCGGGCAGGGTAATCATATCATACTATATGTCCCATTGGATACTGAAGCTATATGGTTAGAATGTACCAGTAAAGATAGTCCCGTTGGCTATCTGGGAAGTTTTACTCAGGATAGAAATGTATTGGTAATAAAAGAAGACGGAGGACATATTTATAAAACCCCTGCATACACCTGGAAAGACAATCTACAGATTCGGTCTGCCAATATTACATTGGATCTTGGGGGAAATATTGTTGGTAAAATAGAAACAAAATTTGCCGGTATACAATCGGAAAACAGGGGCGATATTGAAGTGCTTTCCCCTGTAGGAAAGGAAACCTATCTTAAGAAGATATTTCCATTCCCCAGCTTGGGTGTTCATACCTATCAACTAGATCGAAATATCGGTAATACTCCAAATACCAGAGAAATATTGAAGTTTGCTTCACGAGAATATGCGACAGTCAAAGGTCCGTATGGACAGTTTGATCTCAATCCTTTAAATGTAAGTACCCGCCAATTACCCGATACGGAGAGCCGCAAAAATGAAGTTTATATTAACGAAGGTTATACCGATGTAGATAGTATTTCTTACAGTTTGCCAAAAGAATTTAAGGTAGAGAATTTGCCTATATCAATTGTTAAATCTTACCCTTTTGGTGAGTACGAATTTAGCGCTCAATTGATTGGGGATAATAAAATTCTTGTTCACCGAAAAATGGTTTTAAAAGAAGGGACTTATCAAAAAGAAGTTTACAAAGATCTGGTAGAGCTTTATAAAACGGCTTACCGATATGACAGGAGCAGATGTATAGTAAAACGAGCCAATTAA
- a CDS encoding alpha/beta hydrolase: MVDPKAYTPLCKRISENDTKVYLIKMPFRLATYGYNKPKTLRLFNDTTKVYILAGHSQGAKMAAQFVYENPGLADKLILIGTSHPRDISLADISIPVLKIYGSKDGVADEESLFNNRSKLPKNTIFQKITGGNHAQFGYYGFQLGDNKASITREEQQNQTLNSIVEFIKN; the protein is encoded by the coding sequence ATGGTTGATCCCAAAGCTTATACACCGCTTTGTAAAAGAATCTCAGAAAATGATACTAAAGTATATCTGATAAAAATGCCTTTCAGGCTTGCCACTTACGGTTATAATAAACCAAAAACACTTCGTTTATTTAACGATACCACAAAGGTTTATATACTTGCCGGACATTCTCAAGGCGCCAAAATGGCGGCACAATTTGTGTATGAAAACCCCGGTTTGGCAGACAAGCTTATACTAATTGGTACCAGCCATCCGCGTGATATTTCTCTTGCCGATATCAGCATACCGGTACTTAAAATTTACGGTTCTAAAGATGGTGTTGCCGATGAGGAATCCCTCTTCAACAATCGATCTAAACTGCCTAAAAACACAATTTTTCAAAAAATCACCGGTGGTAACCATGCTCAATTTGGTTATTACGGATTTCAACTTGGCGATAATAAAGCTAGCATTACACGAGAAGAGCAACAAAACCAGACTTTAAATAGCATTGTTGAATTTATTAAAAATTAG
- a CDS encoding T9SS type A sorting domain-containing protein: MKKTLRTSLILMLAAGAVQAQFSPYSYTVNVNLNRGVGNDSTANGVNSKWYESPNPVTANIQGRFFPNITDGAYKLRAISYQTDAQFTLSGEKLTIKNSTSGLAKVSAYNIQNASAIAKFSFDLDLTDYTGIKEFVFAFGTAMMPNTLINTSSTTSAPTADIFGSFRIVKSGNLVTQYRNSDGTSNLNTASYLIKAGESQRVEIFVNSSASDIIYSYGISEAPVTLLANTYHVYVKGVRYAEGFPKVGTAYVQPTINTLSFAYASAGSGGTPEKVSISNISVTYQSETNLPVSLTSFNAAKTQNGVQLKWQTASEQNNQYFDVLRSVNGKDFVSIGIVNGAGTTSEARSYFFIDHSPVSGYNYYKLKQVDGDGKSTVYENRVQSVNWGFSEDNVSAYFSADKLIVQFNSDNAGEGNIKLVTVGGKQVFLKKVNVTRGNNEFVCEATGTVSGIYLVKVNTGENVKNMKIIK; this comes from the coding sequence ATGAAAAAAACTTTACGCACTTCTTTAATACTAATGTTGGCAGCAGGAGCTGTCCAAGCACAGTTTAGCCCTTATAGTTATACCGTTAATGTGAATTTGAATAGAGGGGTTGGAAATGATAGTACAGCTAATGGTGTAAACTCTAAGTGGTACGAAAGTCCAAATCCTGTTACAGCAAATATACAAGGACGGTTTTTTCCGAATATTACGGACGGAGCATATAAGTTAAGAGCAATATCTTATCAAACGGATGCTCAATTTACTTTGTCAGGAGAAAAATTAACTATAAAAAATTCGACCAGTGGTTTAGCAAAAGTTTCTGCGTATAACATACAAAATGCAAGTGCTATTGCTAAATTTTCTTTTGATTTAGATCTTACAGATTATACAGGTATAAAAGAATTTGTCTTTGCTTTTGGAACTGCAATGATGCCAAATACATTAATTAATACCAGCTCTACGACATCTGCACCAACAGCAGATATCTTTGGTTCATTTAGAATTGTAAAGTCAGGTAATTTAGTAACACAATATAGAAATAGCGATGGTACCTCAAATCTAAATACAGCTTCTTACTTAATTAAAGCAGGGGAATCTCAAAGAGTAGAGATTTTTGTAAATAGTTCTGCATCCGATATCATTTATTCTTATGGGATATCTGAAGCACCAGTAACGCTTTTAGCAAATACATATCATGTATATGTTAAAGGGGTTAGATATGCAGAGGGCTTTCCAAAAGTAGGTACAGCATATGTTCAACCTACTATTAATACTTTGTCTTTTGCATATGCTTCTGCTGGTAGTGGTGGTACGCCAGAGAAGGTATCTATTTCTAATATTTCAGTAACCTATCAATCAGAAACTAATCTTCCAGTTTCTCTAACCTCATTCAATGCTGCAAAAACTCAAAACGGTGTGCAATTAAAATGGCAAACAGCATCCGAACAGAATAATCAATATTTCGATGTTTTAAGATCGGTAAATGGAAAAGATTTCGTAAGTATAGGAATTGTGAATGGAGCCGGTACAACATCAGAAGCCAGAAGCTATTTTTTTATTGACCATAGCCCTGTTTCAGGTTATAATTATTACAAATTGAAACAAGTAGACGGTGATGGGAAATCAACCGTTTATGAAAATAGAGTACAATCTGTTAATTGGGGCTTTTCAGAAGATAATGTCTCTGCATATTTTTCAGCAGATAAATTAATTGTGCAATTTAATTCGGATAATGCCGGAGAAGGAAATATTAAACTTGTAACAGTAGGAGGAAAGCAGGTGTTTTTAAAAAAGGTAAATGTTACAAGAGGGAATAATGAATTTGTTTGTGAAGCAACGGGTACAGTTAGTGGTATTTATTTAGTGAAAGTAAATACAGGTGAAAATGTTAAGAATATGAAAATTATAAAATAG
- a CDS encoding nucleotidyltransferase family protein — protein sequence MTNKQPTLLILAAGMASRYGSLKQVDSFGPSGETIIDYSIYDAIKAGFKKVSFIVKKDFHHEFKRIFDEKLAGKIETDYVFQDFDLTKFGIAQEIIRQKPWGTGHALISAKDQIDEPFCIINADDFYGYESFEKMYKFLSEEVTDENLALMGFEVNNTLSDHGKVSRGIFSVDEEGYMSEITERTKVYRDNGKMVFDEPEGTFPVPENSYASMNFWGFTPKVFQVGIEMFKNFAAENDQENGTNEFYIPSIAEEIIKSGKARFKVLPTSSTWFGVTYKEDKPIVQEKLSALVNAGVYPENLWF from the coding sequence ATGACAAATAAACAACCTACGCTATTAATTCTTGCTGCCGGAATGGCCAGCAGATACGGAAGCTTGAAACAAGTTGATAGTTTTGGTCCTTCGGGCGAAACAATTATCGATTATTCTATTTATGATGCGATAAAGGCAGGATTTAAAAAGGTGTCTTTTATTGTTAAGAAAGATTTCCATCACGAATTCAAAAGAATTTTTGACGAGAAACTAGCTGGTAAAATAGAGACAGATTATGTTTTTCAGGATTTTGATTTAACCAAATTTGGTATAGCTCAAGAAATTATCAGACAAAAACCATGGGGAACGGGACATGCGTTAATTTCTGCCAAAGACCAGATTGACGAGCCTTTTTGCATAATCAATGCCGACGATTTTTATGGATACGAATCTTTCGAAAAGATGTACAAGTTCTTAAGTGAGGAGGTTACCGATGAAAATCTTGCTTTAATGGGGTTTGAAGTAAACAACACACTTTCTGACCACGGAAAAGTATCCAGAGGAATTTTCTCTGTAGACGAAGAAGGTTATATGTCTGAAATTACCGAAAGGACGAAAGTTTATCGTGATAATGGTAAAATGGTTTTTGACGAACCAGAAGGCACTTTCCCAGTTCCTGAAAACAGCTATGCCTCTATGAATTTCTGGGGCTTCACTCCCAAGGTTTTTCAAGTAGGTATTGAAATGTTCAAAAATTTTGCCGCAGAGAACGATCAGGAAAACGGAACAAACGAATTTTATATTCCTTCTATCGCTGAAGAAATTATTAAATCGGGTAAAGCCAGGTTTAAAGTGTTACCTACTTCATCAACGTGGTTCGGTGTAACTTACAAAGAGGATAAACCTATTGTTCAGGAAAAATTGTCCGCATTGGTAAATGCTGGGGTATACCCAGAAAATTTGTGGTTTTAA
- a CDS encoding polysaccharide lyase family 8 super-sandwich domain-containing protein: MNKLLPLLFLCLFVKSSFAQVMYEDFESGVPVYFSSNASGALSIKNLHKKKGAQSLSWNTKTGDVLSISGLGISTADIYNYAANAAQFWIYSKSATKDTLVFRFYDTSNNLKREGRIVLNYTGWRDFHRSYRYDYNNGTEQPGFPLNKITVTYRGYQGNTNANEVFMDEMTFAKNGDVRVPGPQNGDDYQHFRFTSNYTQAILSYQNQPDLPVTTATSSEITAIQSLRNQYQRTVGSANATQIATAKTYVTGLNITTNPDGTLNGKGIYDIYKLDTLLKISNYVAYLSRAYVKNNDADALAKLNAFVPYLIEQGLAEGGRVVIPYNDYSSARNFPIGFLEALPLLSNTAVKESMVKMLKWSHEFNNIYNASPTPGLELDYMYLKSNLLLELALLGADNNLVARDLKSFSRYLEQYTYTGEGGRDGIKIDGSAFHHQTAYLNYLYSYTSWISRAYELKGSPFRISSVAYNNMKKALKTLLLQTSKGTLIPHATSGRAPFTAAVPVNAASIEKFIEVGGDLIGQAYDTDMAQFYNYIYQSNKYPVTAINLDGYHQLNYAQTGTYRKGNWIAVSKGLTDRMFGSEIYTAENRYGRYQSYGSLEVLYDGNLASSGYIAAGNGWDWNMMPGTTSVVLPYEDLKPIVSGTASEYQANAYAGALGNGKYGIFGLNFAQNPGNRYIGQQLQFKQSVFTFDSLMVCLGSSISAQNNSGKVISTLFQNVKADNTLPIYINQNLQSGAIDQQIDLSQQSVTLINTQGTGYYIPKGNRNLNIFRGNQSSPQHTTNYTSTTASAYASKAWIDHGTSTNNSQYNYVVVPATNNNKLNAIAQKVNNGELFQILRQNDSLHVVKSLADTVYAFNSFYANPNIRIGKVSGIDNAALFFVKEGENSVDIKIVSPDLNVVDNAFSGWVSTVKPITINIRGSWNVASNPDNATVNQLDTVCAITFNLKDGLEQEIKLNHNILSIQEPEINKPKKASEDTRVYPNPFHSQIKVLIKEYLKEDVKIYDALGRLAARLDKSIVKPEEENVLDFSFLKAGAYFIVIDKTTQTIIKQ, translated from the coding sequence ATGAACAAACTTTTACCCTTACTGTTTTTATGTCTTTTTGTTAAAAGCTCTTTTGCTCAGGTTATGTACGAAGATTTTGAATCGGGTGTTCCGGTTTATTTTTCATCCAATGCTTCGGGAGCTTTAAGTATAAAGAACCTGCATAAAAAGAAAGGAGCACAAAGTTTATCATGGAATACCAAAACGGGAGATGTATTAAGTATTTCAGGATTAGGAATTTCTACTGCAGATATCTATAACTATGCTGCAAACGCAGCACAATTTTGGATCTATTCCAAATCAGCTACTAAAGACACCCTTGTTTTTAGATTTTATGATACCTCCAACAACCTAAAAAGAGAGGGCCGTATTGTGCTTAATTATACAGGGTGGCGAGATTTTCACAGAAGTTATCGTTACGATTACAATAATGGAACAGAACAACCAGGATTTCCGCTTAATAAAATAACGGTTACTTATAGGGGATATCAGGGAAATACAAATGCTAATGAGGTCTTTATGGATGAAATGACATTTGCCAAGAATGGAGATGTAAGAGTTCCGGGGCCTCAGAATGGAGACGATTATCAGCACTTTCGTTTTACCAGTAATTATACACAAGCTATTTTGTCTTATCAAAATCAACCCGATTTACCAGTAACAACAGCAACATCTTCAGAAATAACAGCTATACAGTCTTTAAGAAATCAGTATCAACGTACTGTAGGTAGTGCTAATGCTACCCAAATAGCGACAGCAAAAACGTATGTTACGGGATTAAATATTACGACTAACCCCGACGGAACTTTAAATGGAAAGGGAATATATGATATCTATAAGTTAGATACCCTTCTTAAGATTTCTAATTATGTAGCCTACCTAAGCAGAGCTTATGTGAAGAATAATGATGCCGATGCCCTGGCAAAACTGAACGCCTTTGTTCCTTATTTAATAGAACAGGGCTTGGCAGAAGGCGGTAGGGTGGTTATACCTTATAATGATTATTCTTCCGCCAGAAATTTTCCGATAGGCTTTTTAGAAGCTTTGCCTTTGTTAAGTAATACGGCTGTGAAAGAAAGTATGGTGAAGATGCTAAAATGGTCGCATGAGTTTAATAATATCTATAATGCTAGCCCAACTCCAGGTTTAGAACTGGATTATATGTACCTAAAGTCTAATTTATTACTTGAGCTGGCTTTATTAGGTGCAGATAACAATCTTGTTGCCAGAGACCTGAAATCTTTTTCCAGATATCTGGAGCAATATACATATACGGGTGAAGGTGGAAGAGACGGAATTAAAATAGATGGTTCTGCTTTTCATCATCAAACGGCTTATCTCAATTATTTATATTCTTATACATCCTGGATTTCCAGAGCCTACGAGTTAAAGGGAAGTCCTTTCCGAATTTCTTCTGTAGCCTATAATAACATGAAGAAAGCGTTAAAAACACTTTTACTACAAACTTCTAAAGGAACCCTTATACCGCATGCTACATCAGGAAGAGCCCCATTTACAGCTGCTGTTCCTGTAAATGCAGCCAGTATAGAGAAATTTATCGAAGTAGGTGGTGATCTGATCGGACAGGCGTATGATACGGATATGGCTCAGTTTTATAACTATATCTACCAGAGTAATAAATACCCTGTGACTGCTATAAATCTGGATGGCTATCATCAGTTAAATTATGCGCAAACGGGGACTTATAGAAAAGGAAATTGGATAGCGGTATCTAAAGGATTAACAGATAGGATGTTTGGATCCGAAATTTATACCGCAGAGAACAGATATGGCAGGTATCAAAGCTACGGATCTTTAGAAGTACTGTATGATGGCAATCTGGCAAGTTCTGGATATATAGCCGCGGGCAATGGTTGGGATTGGAATATGATGCCAGGAACTACAAGTGTCGTACTTCCTTACGAAGATTTAAAGCCAATAGTATCTGGTACAGCAAGTGAGTACCAGGCAAATGCCTATGCGGGCGCTTTGGGAAATGGGAAGTACGGGATATTCGGGCTTAATTTTGCTCAAAATCCAGGGAATAGATATATAGGACAGCAATTACAATTTAAACAAAGCGTATTTACTTTTGATAGTTTAATGGTTTGTTTAGGGAGCAGTATATCGGCCCAAAACAATAGTGGGAAAGTTATATCTACCCTTTTTCAGAACGTAAAGGCAGATAATACTTTGCCAATTTATATTAACCAAAATCTGCAAAGCGGGGCAATTGATCAGCAAATAGACCTGAGTCAGCAGTCTGTAACTTTAATAAATACGCAGGGGACAGGATATTATATCCCCAAGGGAAATAGAAACCTCAATATATTCCGGGGAAACCAATCTAGTCCGCAACATACTACCAATTATACTTCAACTACGGCATCGGCTTATGCCAGTAAGGCATGGATAGACCACGGAACATCTACTAATAATAGTCAATATAACTATGTGGTGGTTCCGGCTACAAACAATAATAAATTAAATGCTATAGCACAGAAAGTAAATAATGGTGAACTGTTTCAGATACTGAGACAAAATGATTCGTTACATGTAGTCAAATCTCTGGCCGATACTGTTTATGCTTTTAATAGTTTTTATGCCAATCCGAATATTCGTATCGGTAAGGTATCAGGGATTGACAATGCAGCACTTTTCTTTGTAAAAGAAGGCGAAAATAGTGTAGATATTAAGATTGTTTCACCAGATCTGAATGTGGTTGATAATGCTTTTTCTGGTTGGGTATCAACTGTAAAGCCTATTACGATAAATATAAGAGGTTCCTGGAATGTAGCAAGTAATCCTGATAATGCTACCGTTAATCAATTAGATACTGTTTGTGCAATAACTTTTAATTTGAAAGATGGTCTTGAGCAGGAAATTAAGTTAAACCACAACATTTTAAGCATTCAAGAACCAGAAATAAATAAGCCGAAGAAAGCGTCAGAAGATACAAGAGTTTACCCCAATCCATTTCATTCCCAGATAAAAGTTCTGATTAAAGAATATTTAAAAGAGGATGTGAAAATATATGATGCTTTAGGAAGACTAGCGGCCAGATTGGATAAATCTATTGTCAAGCCAGAGGAAGAGAATGTTCTTGACTTTTCCTTTTTGAAAGCAGGGGCCTATTTCATAGTAATCGATAAAACTACTCAAACAATTATAAAACAATAA
- a CDS encoding VOC family protein produces MVNIETIIAVRDIQQSSLFYQNLLGCKSAHGGDTFEILKDNDKVILCLHRWGEHDHPTMRNPTEKVGNGVILFFRVDDIKAIFSSAKNLNANIEKEIHYNENSLKNQFSLWDPDDYYLIVSE; encoded by the coding sequence ATGGTTAATATCGAAACAATAATAGCGGTGAGAGATATCCAGCAAAGCTCCCTTTTTTATCAAAATCTACTTGGATGTAAAAGTGCCCATGGTGGCGACACCTTCGAAATATTAAAAGATAACGATAAGGTTATCCTTTGTCTACACCGATGGGGCGAACATGACCATCCAACTATGCGCAATCCTACAGAAAAGGTTGGAAACGGAGTCATATTATTTTTTAGGGTTGATGATATAAAAGCAATTTTCAGCAGCGCTAAAAATCTTAATGCCAATATTGAGAAGGAAATTCATTACAACGAAAACTCGCTGAAGAACCAGTTTAGCTTATGGGATCCCGACGATTATTATCTTATTGTTTCGGAATAA